A region from the Paraurantiacibacter namhicola genome encodes:
- a CDS encoding M28 family peptidase produces MTYAKHFRLAGAAALAIALCTAPSITIAHEPDAAATAEPLGHGGPPSEAEFQMAQAALAAHMRILSSDEFAGRLPGTEGGRLTQSYIIANLQSYGFVPGASDTSWRQPLSLERFVAGAAELTAKSGGASRVLDNDMMVVSGPPQSLADLPVVFADAETEVEPGSMQGKAVLISGKDIRGMFGTLMAAQPSALLIQTGTPEEYGMFSGFIGTSRWQVAGEDSAQPPVVLLPPEAGFIAEGAAAIDSVSLENASTVETAETANVIGKLPGKVPGSGAILVLSHWDHLGDECGPITAEDRICNGAVDNASGTGVMLEVARMVAMSGGLDRDLYIMGTTAEEMGLLGARHFAANPPFPLDSIVAAFNIDSVAIAPRGSTTTVVGSGRTPLDEGIEMVVESVGGTYKVDPYTEQFVRRQDGFALLASGVPTVLVSSSFGDEAAFSGFLEGPYHGADDDWREDIELGGATDDIFTHVALLKHFGSVDMYTPPVKDEAGGAEDAAAE; encoded by the coding sequence ATGACTTACGCCAAGCATTTCCGCCTGGCCGGGGCAGCCGCGTTGGCAATCGCCCTGTGCACCGCGCCCTCGATCACGATCGCGCATGAGCCCGATGCCGCCGCAACCGCAGAGCCATTGGGGCACGGCGGACCGCCGAGCGAGGCGGAATTCCAGATGGCACAGGCCGCGCTGGCGGCGCATATGCGTATCCTCTCCTCCGACGAGTTTGCCGGGCGCCTGCCCGGGACCGAGGGCGGGCGGCTGACGCAGTCCTACATCATCGCCAATCTGCAGAGTTATGGCTTTGTGCCCGGCGCGTCCGACACCAGCTGGCGCCAGCCGCTCAGCTTGGAACGCTTCGTCGCGGGCGCGGCAGAGCTGACGGCGAAGTCGGGCGGCGCCTCGCGCGTGCTTGATAATGACATGATGGTCGTGTCCGGTCCCCCGCAGTCCCTGGCGGACCTTCCCGTGGTCTTCGCGGATGCAGAAACGGAAGTGGAGCCGGGCTCCATGCAGGGCAAGGCCGTGCTGATTTCCGGCAAGGACATTCGCGGCATGTTCGGCACGCTGATGGCAGCGCAGCCATCCGCCCTGCTGATCCAGACCGGCACGCCCGAGGAATACGGCATGTTCTCCGGCTTCATCGGCACCTCCCGCTGGCAGGTGGCGGGCGAGGACAGCGCGCAGCCGCCCGTCGTCCTGCTGCCGCCGGAAGCCGGCTTCATCGCTGAAGGAGCTGCCGCGATCGACTCCGTTTCGCTGGAGAACGCCTCCACGGTCGAAACCGCCGAGACGGCCAATGTCATCGGCAAGCTGCCCGGCAAGGTGCCCGGCAGCGGCGCCATCCTGGTGCTATCGCATTGGGACCATCTGGGCGACGAATGCGGCCCGATCACTGCCGAAGACCGGATCTGCAACGGCGCGGTGGACAATGCCTCCGGCACCGGCGTGATGCTGGAAGTCGCACGCATGGTGGCCATGTCCGGCGGGCTGGACCGCGACCTGTACATCATGGGCACGACGGCGGAGGAGATGGGCCTGCTGGGCGCGCGGCACTTCGCCGCCAATCCGCCTTTCCCGCTGGACAGCATCGTGGCGGCCTTCAACATCGATTCCGTCGCCATCGCGCCGCGCGGGTCCACCACCACCGTGGTGGGTTCCGGCCGCACGCCGCTGGATGAAGGCATCGAGATGGTCGTGGAAAGTGTGGGCGGGACCTACAAGGTGGATCCCTATACCGAGCAGTTCGTGCGGCGTCAGGACGGCTTTGCCCTGCTGGCCAGCGGCGTGCCGACCGTCCTGGTCAGCAGCAGCTTTGGTGACGAGGCGGCCTTCAGCGGCTTCCTGGAAGGGCCCTATCACGGCGCGGATGACGACTGGCGCGAGGATATCGAGCTGGGCGGCGCAACGGATGACATTTTCACGCATGTCGCACTGCTCAAGCACTTCGGCAGCGTGGATATGTATACGCCGCCTGTGAAGGATGAGGCTGGCGGGGCGGAAGACGCGGCGGCAGAATAG
- the guaB gene encoding IMP dehydrogenase: MSLNDIPLGLTYDDVLLQPAESDILPSSASTKTQLTRGIALNIPVISAAMDTVTEADMAIIMAQLGGIGVLHRNLTVEEQCDAVRRVKRFESGMVVNPITILPDATLGEAQALMQAHNISGIPVTDANGVLAGILTNRDVRFADNPRQPVRELMTSENLATVSEGIDKDEARRLLHTRRIEKLLVVDDANKCVGLITVKDIEKAVLNPDATKDEGGRLRVAAASTVGDKGLARTEALVDAGVDVVIIDTAHGHNKEVSRAVEKAKRLSNSVQIVAGNVATAEATKALVDAGADAVKVGIGPGSICTTRIVAGVGVPQLTAIMESASAAGDVPVIADGGLRTSGDAAKALAAGASTVMVGSLLAGTEEAPGETFLYQGRSYKAYRGMGSVGAMARGSADRYFQQDVAQMKLVPEGIEGQVPYKGPAREVVHQLVGGIKAAMGYTGSATISDLRERGKFIRITNAGLSESHVHDVSITREAPNYPTR, encoded by the coding sequence GTGTCACTGAACGACATCCCCCTCGGCCTCACCTATGACGACGTCCTTCTGCAGCCTGCGGAAAGCGACATCCTGCCCAGCTCCGCAAGCACGAAGACGCAGCTGACGCGCGGCATTGCGCTCAATATCCCGGTCATCTCCGCCGCCATGGACACGGTGACGGAAGCGGACATGGCCATCATCATGGCGCAGCTGGGCGGCATCGGCGTGCTGCACCGCAATTTGACCGTCGAGGAACAATGCGATGCCGTGCGCCGCGTGAAGCGGTTCGAAAGCGGCATGGTGGTGAACCCCATCACCATCCTGCCCGATGCCACGCTGGGAGAGGCGCAGGCGCTGATGCAGGCGCATAACATCTCCGGCATTCCCGTGACGGACGCCAATGGCGTGCTGGCCGGCATACTGACCAATCGCGACGTGCGCTTTGCCGACAATCCGCGCCAGCCGGTACGCGAGCTGATGACCAGCGAGAACCTCGCCACGGTCAGCGAAGGCATCGACAAGGACGAGGCGCGCCGCCTGCTTCACACGCGCCGGATCGAGAAACTGCTGGTGGTGGACGATGCGAACAAATGCGTCGGCCTGATCACCGTGAAGGATATCGAGAAGGCCGTCCTCAACCCCGATGCCACCAAGGACGAAGGCGGCCGCCTGCGCGTCGCCGCGGCCAGCACCGTGGGTGACAAGGGCCTGGCCCGCACGGAAGCGCTGGTGGACGCGGGCGTGGACGTTGTCATCATCGACACGGCCCATGGCCATAACAAGGAAGTCAGCCGCGCGGTGGAGAAGGCGAAGCGCTTGTCCAACTCCGTCCAGATCGTGGCCGGCAATGTCGCCACGGCGGAAGCGACCAAGGCGCTTGTCGATGCAGGCGCGGACGCTGTGAAGGTGGGCATCGGCCCGGGCAGCATCTGCACCACGCGCATCGTGGCCGGTGTCGGCGTGCCGCAGCTTACCGCCATCATGGAAAGCGCGAGCGCAGCGGGCGACGTGCCCGTGATCGCCGATGGCGGCCTTCGCACCAGCGGCGATGCGGCAAAGGCTCTGGCAGCTGGCGCCTCCACCGTCATGGTCGGCAGCCTGCTTGCCGGAACGGAAGAAGCACCGGGCGAGACCTTCCTGTACCAGGGTCGCAGCTACAAGGCGTATCGCGGCATGGGCAGTGTCGGCGCAATGGCGCGCGGCAGCGCGGACCGCTATTTTCAGCAGGATGTGGCACAGATGAAGCTGGTGCCCGAAGGCATCGAGGGGCAGGTCCCCTACAAGGGCCCGGCACGCGAGGTTGTCCACCAGCTGGTCGGCGGTATCAAGGCGGCCATGGGCTACACCGGCAGCGCGACGATTTCGGATTTGCGTGAACGCGGCAAGTTCATCCGCATCACCAATGCGGGCCTCAGCGAGAGCCATGTCCATGATGTGAGCATCACCCGCGAAGCCCCGAATTACCCGACTCGCTGA
- a CDS encoding RsmB/NOP family class I SAM-dependent RNA methyltransferase — MTPAARVQSAIEILDSIIAAARSQGAPADRILSEWFRGHRFAGSKDRRAIRELVYGAVRACGPIPQTGRAAMLRLAESDAAIAPLFDGSNYGPAAIGVGEAAAEGGTAPQWLVDRLAASGIAGDEAAALLGRAPLDLRVNTQKASREALELPDAGERLAAPNALRFETGTQVEQWPAYREGQVEVQDHGSQLACMATQARPGETVIDLCAGAGGKTLALAAAMENSGALLAADTDRGRLSRLPPRAERAGAGLIESLLLNPGKELEALDGFVGKADAVLVDAPCSGTGTWRRNPEARWRLSDAELARYVATQARLLDIASQLVRPGGRVIYVVCSLLDEEGAGQVDAFLARNPDWQGGRPEVPLGRPRGQGMRLTPHHDGTDGFFIASIGSPC; from the coding sequence ATGACCCCCGCCGCGCGCGTCCAGTCTGCCATCGAGATCCTCGATAGCATCATCGCTGCAGCGCGCTCGCAAGGTGCGCCTGCCGACCGGATCCTGTCCGAATGGTTTCGTGGCCACCGCTTCGCCGGATCGAAGGACCGACGCGCCATTCGCGAGCTGGTCTATGGCGCGGTGCGCGCCTGCGGCCCGATCCCGCAAACCGGCCGTGCGGCCATGTTGCGACTGGCCGAATCCGATGCCGCGATTGCACCGCTGTTCGATGGTTCGAATTACGGGCCTGCCGCGATCGGGGTGGGAGAGGCTGCCGCCGAGGGCGGAACTGCGCCGCAATGGCTGGTGGACCGGCTGGCTGCATCCGGCATTGCGGGCGACGAAGCGGCCGCGCTGCTTGGCCGCGCGCCGCTGGACCTGCGCGTCAACACGCAGAAGGCCTCTCGCGAGGCGCTGGAGTTGCCTGACGCGGGGGAACGGCTTGCCGCACCCAATGCGCTGCGCTTCGAGACCGGCACGCAAGTCGAGCAATGGCCCGCTTACCGCGAGGGACAGGTCGAAGTGCAGGACCATGGCAGCCAGCTTGCCTGCATGGCGACGCAGGCACGCCCCGGCGAAACGGTGATCGACCTGTGCGCAGGGGCGGGCGGCAAGACGCTGGCATTGGCTGCGGCCATGGAGAACAGCGGGGCATTGCTGGCCGCCGATACGGACCGGGGCCGCTTGTCGCGACTGCCTCCACGGGCCGAGCGGGCCGGCGCGGGCCTGATCGAGAGCCTGCTGCTCAATCCCGGTAAGGAGCTGGAGGCGCTGGACGGCTTCGTCGGCAAGGCCGATGCCGTGCTCGTCGATGCGCCATGCAGCGGCACGGGCACCTGGCGGCGCAATCCGGAAGCGCGCTGGCGGCTGAGCGATGCGGAGCTTGCGCGCTACGTCGCAACCCAGGCCCGTTTGCTGGACATTGCCTCGCAGCTGGTCCGGCCCGGCGGGCGCGTGATCTACGTCGTCTGTTCGCTGCTGGACGAAGAAGGCGCAGGGCAGGTCGATGCCTTCCTGGCGCGCAACCCTGACTGGCAGGGGGGGCGCCCGGAGGTGCCGCTCGGAAGGCCGCGCGGCCAGGGAATGCGCCTTACTCCGCACCATGATGGCACGGACGGATTTTTCATCGCCAGTATAGGTTCGCCGTGTTAG
- a CDS encoding tetratricopeptide repeat protein codes for MRYYPAGIALSLALAATASMGVAAPRQADPRAVTLVAEGRAQLEAGQTQSAIDSFEAALAVDPGYVRVFIELGDAARQSGMQGKAIHYYREAQERDPGNLAAIAGEGAALAEKGATAKANEKLAMLESLCGKNCIETRYVATAIARGPVVAETVLTAEAVQPDAGVTQN; via the coding sequence ATGCGTTATTACCCCGCCGGAATCGCCCTTTCGCTCGCCCTGGCAGCGACTGCCAGCATGGGCGTCGCCGCGCCGCGGCAGGCCGATCCGCGCGCTGTCACGCTGGTGGCCGAAGGCCGTGCCCAGCTGGAAGCCGGGCAGACCCAGTCCGCCATCGACAGTTTCGAGGCGGCGCTGGCCGTCGATCCGGGCTATGTCCGCGTCTTCATCGAACTGGGCGATGCCGCGCGCCAGTCCGGCATGCAGGGCAAGGCAATCCATTATTACCGCGAGGCGCAGGAGCGTGATCCGGGCAACCTCGCCGCCATCGCGGGCGAGGGTGCAGCGCTTGCCGAAAAGGGCGCCACCGCCAAGGCGAACGAGAAGCTCGCCATGCTGGAAAGCCTGTGCGGCAAGAATTGCATCGAAACGCGCTACGTCGCCACGGCCATCGCGCGCGGTCCGGTCGTCGCCGAAACGGTGCTGACGGCCGAAGCGGTGCAGCCCGACGCAGGCGTCACGCAGAACTGA
- a CDS encoding RNA pyrophosphohydrolase, with the protein MTEHRKSDYRPCVGTMLVNGEGKVFVGKRIDNREGDWWQMPQGGVDDGEDLDEAMLRELGEETGLAPAHLQILHRMEDELYYDLPEELQGKLWGGRYRGQRQYWYLVRMTGSDADIDLQAHKHPEFCEWKWVDAALLPELIVPFKKPIYEAVVAGFRDRL; encoded by the coding sequence ATGACTGAGCACAGAAAATCGGATTACCGCCCCTGCGTGGGCACGATGCTGGTGAACGGCGAAGGCAAGGTCTTCGTCGGCAAGCGGATCGACAACCGCGAAGGCGACTGGTGGCAGATGCCGCAGGGCGGCGTGGACGATGGCGAGGACCTGGACGAGGCCATGCTGCGCGAGCTGGGCGAAGAGACGGGCCTGGCGCCGGCGCATCTGCAGATCCTGCACCGCATGGAGGACGAGCTGTATTACGACCTGCCGGAAGAGCTGCAGGGCAAGCTGTGGGGCGGAAGATACCGGGGCCAGCGGCAATATTGGTATCTCGTCCGCATGACGGGCAGCGATGCGGACATCGACCTGCAGGCGCACAAGCACCCGGAATTCTGCGAATGGAAATGGGTCGATGCAGCGCTGCTGCCCGAGCTGATCGTGCCGTTCAAGAAACCGATTTACGAAGCGGTTGTCGCGGGGTTTCGCGACCGGCTTTGA
- a CDS encoding 2-oxoacid:acceptor oxidoreductase subunit alpha, which translates to MASQPAEPTQENQAPDAVTVRFAGDSGDGMQLTGGQFTLSTALAGNDLATFPDFPAEIRAPQGTLFGVSAFQINFGSRQISTAGDAPDVLIAMNPAALKVNLAALKPGGLIIADTGEFTKRNLDKAKYAANPLEGDDLAKWQLMAFDISALTIEAVREFGLGNKDALRCKNMWTLGLALWMFDRPREPIHDWLKAKFKSKPDIAAANIAALDAGHAYGETAELGRTTVAPVKSEPGLYRTITGAESVSLGLVAGAQLAELPLFFGGYPITPASAILHHLARLKEFGVTTFQAEDEIAAICAAIGASYAGQLGITSSSGPGIALKTEAMGLAIMVELPLVIVNSQRGGPSTGLPTKTEQSDLYQAVYGRNGDAPLPVIAARSPADAFEVAIEACRIAVEYMTPVMLLTDGYIANAAEPWKVPDPSGYEPFPAQFLTEKNGTDEDGEDTFLPYKRDGKGARPWVKPGTPGLMHRIGGIEKHELTGNIDYSPDNHQRMTDARKSKIAGITVPPQEVSSGNETGELVVVGWGSTFGPIHQAVGRWRAKGRKVSHVHVRNIWPLPANLGELLGGFDHVLVPEMNTGQFKTVLRDQLLIDAESLTKTSGQPFQIAELEEAIGKFFDGIPGNEGGDVKVNNQQLPSPEAEND; encoded by the coding sequence ATGGCAAGCCAGCCGGCTGAACCCACCCAGGAAAACCAGGCCCCCGATGCCGTCACCGTCCGCTTTGCCGGTGACAGCGGCGACGGGATGCAGCTGACGGGCGGGCAGTTCACGCTTTCCACCGCGCTGGCGGGCAACGACCTTGCCACTTTCCCCGATTTCCCCGCCGAAATTCGCGCGCCCCAGGGCACGCTTTTCGGTGTCTCGGCTTTCCAGATCAATTTCGGCAGTCGGCAGATCTCTACGGCAGGCGATGCGCCGGACGTGCTGATCGCGATGAACCCTGCGGCGCTGAAGGTGAACCTTGCCGCGCTGAAGCCGGGCGGCCTGATCATCGCCGACACCGGCGAATTCACGAAGCGCAACCTCGACAAGGCCAAGTATGCCGCCAACCCGCTGGAAGGCGACGATCTGGCCAAGTGGCAGCTCATGGCCTTCGACATCAGCGCGCTGACCATCGAGGCGGTGAGGGAATTCGGCCTTGGCAACAAGGATGCGCTGCGCTGCAAGAACATGTGGACGCTGGGCCTGGCCCTGTGGATGTTCGATCGTCCGCGCGAGCCGATCCACGACTGGCTGAAGGCCAAGTTCAAGTCCAAGCCGGACATTGCCGCCGCCAATATCGCCGCGCTGGATGCAGGCCATGCCTATGGCGAGACGGCGGAGCTGGGCCGCACCACGGTTGCCCCCGTCAAAAGCGAGCCGGGCCTCTATCGCACCATCACCGGGGCGGAGAGCGTCTCGCTGGGCCTGGTGGCGGGCGCGCAGCTGGCGGAGCTGCCGCTGTTCTTCGGCGGCTATCCCATCACGCCGGCCTCCGCGATCCTGCACCATCTCGCGCGGCTGAAGGAATTCGGCGTCACCACCTTCCAGGCGGAAGACGAGATTGCCGCGATCTGCGCCGCCATCGGCGCGAGCTATGCCGGGCAGCTGGGCATCACCAGCTCCTCCGGCCCGGGCATTGCACTCAAGACCGAAGCGATGGGCCTAGCCATCATGGTGGAGCTGCCGCTGGTCATCGTGAACAGCCAGCGCGGCGGCCCCTCTACCGGCCTGCCCACCAAGACGGAGCAGAGCGACCTCTACCAGGCGGTCTATGGCCGCAATGGCGATGCGCCGCTGCCGGTTATCGCCGCGCGCAGCCCGGCCGACGCCTTCGAAGTGGCCATCGAGGCCTGCCGCATCGCCGTGGAATACATGACGCCCGTGATGCTGCTGACCGACGGCTATATCGCCAATGCCGCTGAGCCGTGGAAGGTGCCTGACCCGAGCGGCTACGAGCCGTTCCCCGCGCAGTTCCTGACCGAGAAGAACGGCACGGACGAAGACGGCGAGGACACCTTCCTGCCTTACAAGCGGGACGGGAAGGGCGCGCGCCCCTGGGTCAAGCCCGGCACGCCCGGCCTGATGCATCGCATTGGCGGGATCGAGAAGCACGAGCTGACCGGCAATATCGATTACTCGCCCGACAACCACCAGCGCATGACCGATGCGCGCAAGTCCAAGATCGCGGGCATCACCGTGCCGCCGCAGGAAGTGTCGTCCGGCAACGAGACGGGCGAGCTGGTTGTCGTGGGCTGGGGCTCCACCTTCGGCCCGATCCACCAGGCGGTGGGCCGCTGGCGCGCGAAGGGCCGCAAGGTCAGCCATGTCCATGTCCGCAATATCTGGCCGCTGCCCGCCAACCTCGGCGAGCTGCTGGGCGGGTTCGACCATGTGCTGGTGCCGGAAATGAACACCGGCCAGTTCAAGACTGTGCTGCGCGATCAGCTGCTGATCGACGCCGAGAGCCTCACTAAGACCAGCGGCCAGCCCTTCCAGATCGCCGAGCTGGAGGAAGCCATCGGAAAGTTCTTCGATGGCATTCCCGGTAATGAAGGCGGCGACGTCAAGGTGAACAACCAGCAGCTTCCCAGCCCGGAAGCGGAGAACGACTGA
- a CDS encoding 2-oxoacid:ferredoxin oxidoreductase subunit beta: MNAPAKIETTLKDWETDQEVRWCPGCGDYAILKAVQRTLPQLGCDPANTVFVSGIGCSSRFPYYIESYGFHTIHGRAPAFATGVKLANPDLDVWMVTGDGDGLSIGGNHLLHVLRRNVNLQIMLFNNEIYGLTKGQYSPTSREGTKSPSSPIGSVDHPANPCAFALGAGARFVGRGIDVSKHLPDVLKAAHAHQGAAFIEIFQNCIVYNKDVFDDFAKPKGADQQQLWLKDGEPMLFGSEKTGGVKGIALDSENLILKVVDVEGDDWQSAGVLVHNAKSRMLAHMLVELPFGDFPMPLGVIYDDPAATFESAVIAEREASAAGKEASLAKLLAKGQTWTVDGTAQDPV, encoded by the coding sequence ATGAACGCACCCGCCAAGATCGAAACCACGCTGAAGGACTGGGAAACCGACCAGGAGGTTCGCTGGTGCCCGGGCTGCGGGGACTATGCGATCCTCAAGGCCGTGCAGCGCACGCTGCCGCAGCTGGGTTGCGATCCGGCAAACACGGTGTTCGTCAGCGGCATCGGCTGCTCCAGCCGCTTCCCCTATTACATCGAGAGCTACGGCTTCCACACAATCCACGGACGCGCGCCGGCCTTTGCCACGGGCGTAAAGCTGGCAAATCCGGACCTTGACGTGTGGATGGTGACCGGTGACGGCGATGGCCTGTCCATCGGCGGCAACCACTTGCTGCATGTCCTGCGCCGCAACGTGAACCTGCAGATCATGCTGTTCAATAACGAGATCTACGGCCTGACGAAGGGCCAGTACTCGCCGACGAGCCGGGAAGGGACCAAGAGCCCGTCCAGCCCGATCGGCAGCGTGGATCATCCGGCCAACCCCTGCGCTTTCGCGCTGGGTGCGGGCGCGCGTTTCGTCGGGCGCGGCATCGACGTGTCCAAGCACTTGCCGGATGTGCTGAAGGCCGCCCATGCCCACCAGGGCGCGGCCTTCATCGAGATTTTCCAAAACTGCATCGTCTACAACAAGGACGTGTTCGACGATTTCGCCAAGCCCAAGGGCGCGGACCAGCAGCAGCTTTGGCTGAAGGATGGCGAACCCATGCTGTTCGGCAGCGAGAAGACCGGCGGCGTGAAGGGTATCGCGCTCGATTCCGAGAATTTGATCCTGAAGGTCGTCGATGTGGAAGGCGACGACTGGCAGTCTGCCGGCGTGCTGGTGCACAATGCCAAGAGCCGGATGCTGGCGCACATGCTGGTGGAATTGCCCTTCGGCGATTTCCCCATGCCGCTGGGCGTCATCTACGACGATCCCGCCGCGACCTTCGAAAGCGCCGTGATTGCGGAGCGGGAAGCGTCTGCCGCGGGTAAGGAGGCCAGCCTAGCCAAGCTGCTCGCAAAGGGCCAGACTTGGACGGTGGACGGCACCGCGCAGGATCCGGTCTGA
- a CDS encoding NADH:flavin oxidoreductase → MTSPLFNEFSVRGLTLPNRIVMAPMTRNFAPGGVPGAHNAEYYRKRAEGGTGLILTEGTVVDRPEAANHPAIPHFHGEQALAGWQEVVEAVHGAGGKIAPQIWHTGAVKAQRPDAPRPGEPEGPSGLFKPDEPNGKAMTEEDVEDTVAAFVSAAKDAQRLGFDTIEFHGAHGYLIDQFFWDGTNQREDRWGGDSLTARTAFATEILKRTRAAVAEDMPIILRISQWNQQDYTRRLATTPDELEAWVAPLVDAGADVLHCSQRRFWEPEFPELDGEKGLNFAGWVKKLAGVPTISVGSVALDGDFFSTFKGEAMAPTDLGDLEERMDRGEFDLIAVGRALIANPDWANMVREGRVADLQGYRAEQLGELV, encoded by the coding sequence ATGACATCGCCGCTGTTCAATGAATTTTCCGTTCGCGGACTGACGCTGCCCAACCGCATCGTGATGGCGCCGATGACGCGCAATTTCGCGCCCGGCGGCGTTCCGGGTGCGCATAATGCGGAGTATTACCGCAAGCGGGCCGAAGGGGGCACGGGCCTGATCCTGACGGAAGGCACGGTGGTGGACCGGCCCGAAGCGGCCAATCACCCGGCGATCCCGCATTTCCATGGCGAGCAGGCGCTGGCCGGATGGCAGGAGGTGGTCGAGGCCGTGCACGGCGCCGGCGGCAAGATCGCGCCGCAGATCTGGCACACCGGTGCAGTGAAGGCGCAGCGCCCCGATGCTCCGCGTCCCGGCGAGCCGGAAGGGCCGAGCGGCCTGTTCAAACCGGATGAACCCAATGGCAAGGCCATGACCGAAGAGGACGTGGAAGACACCGTCGCCGCCTTCGTCAGCGCGGCAAAGGATGCGCAGCGCCTGGGTTTCGACACCATCGAGTTCCACGGCGCGCATGGCTATCTGATCGACCAGTTCTTCTGGGACGGCACCAACCAGCGCGAGGACCGCTGGGGCGGCGATAGCCTCACGGCGCGCACCGCCTTCGCCACCGAAATCCTGAAGCGCACGCGCGCTGCCGTGGCCGAGGACATGCCCATCATCCTGCGCATCAGCCAGTGGAACCAGCAGGACTACACCCGCCGCCTGGCCACGACGCCGGACGAGCTGGAAGCGTGGGTTGCCCCGCTGGTGGACGCAGGGGCCGATGTGCTGCACTGCTCGCAGCGCCGTTTTTGGGAACCGGAATTCCCGGAATTGGACGGCGAAAAGGGCCTGAATTTCGCAGGCTGGGTCAAGAAGCTGGCAGGCGTGCCCACCATCAGCGTAGGCAGCGTGGCGCTGGACGGCGATTTCTTCTCCACCTTCAAAGGCGAAGCGATGGCCCCGACGGACCTTGGCGACCTGGAAGAGCGCATGGATCGCGGCGAATTCGACCTGATCGCCGTGGGCCGCGCGCTGATCGCCAACCCGGATTGGGCCAACATGGTCCGCGAAGGCCGAGTGGCCGACCTGCAGGGCTACCGCGCGGAACAGCTGGGCGAGCTGGTCTGA
- a CDS encoding metal-dependent hydrolase: MDNLTHSLVGALIGQTGLKRKTGLNIPALIIGANLPDVDAACFFWLEGVEHLGFRRGITHGPPAWLLLPLVLAGMLWGFDRWQAKRGKRPEGRVPVHFGWLYLLGFIACLTHPALDWLNVYGIRLLEPFSSQWFYGDTLFIIDVWLWGLMGFATWWSLRQEKRGETWRKTGRQALALALVYIGVNGAISTYVASSAQAANPQATQVIASPLPVTSWDREVLLKVDYGYWAHVESSARQDLARPNKISVSPCRLSTATAGANSQLDAFLFWSRALIAERAEDGSVILRDARFYDPRARDRFSLALPDVECEPLAPPSP, from the coding sequence TTGGACAATCTCACCCATTCGCTGGTCGGCGCGCTGATTGGTCAGACCGGCCTGAAGCGCAAGACGGGCCTCAACATACCCGCGCTCATCATCGGTGCGAACCTGCCGGATGTGGATGCGGCGTGCTTCTTCTGGCTTGAGGGTGTGGAACACCTCGGCTTCCGGCGCGGTATCACGCATGGGCCGCCCGCTTGGCTGCTGCTGCCGCTGGTGCTGGCAGGCATGCTGTGGGGATTTGACCGCTGGCAGGCCAAACGCGGCAAGCGTCCCGAGGGGCGCGTTCCGGTGCATTTCGGCTGGCTTTACCTGCTCGGCTTCATCGCCTGCCTGACGCACCCGGCGCTCGACTGGCTCAATGTCTACGGCATCCGCCTGCTGGAGCCGTTCTCCAGCCAGTGGTTCTACGGCGATACGCTGTTCATCATCGACGTGTGGCTGTGGGGTCTGATGGGCTTTGCGACGTGGTGGTCGCTGCGACAGGAAAAGCGCGGCGAGACATGGCGAAAGACCGGGCGGCAAGCGCTGGCGCTTGCGCTGGTCTATATCGGGGTGAACGGTGCGATCAGCACGTATGTCGCGAGTTCGGCGCAGGCTGCAAATCCGCAAGCGACTCAGGTTATTGCCAGTCCGCTGCCCGTCACCAGCTGGGATCGCGAAGTTTTGTTGAAAGTGGACTACGGATATTGGGCTCACGTGGAAAGTTCCGCTCGACAAGATCTCGCCCGCCCCAACAAAATTTCGGTTTCTCCCTGTCGCCTGTCGACCGCAACCGCAGGCGCGAACTCGCAACTCGACGCTTTTCTATTCTGGTCACGCGCCCTGATTGCGGAGCGGGCGGAGGATGGTTCGGTGATCCTGCGCGATGCGCGGTTTTACGATCCGCGCGCGCGGGACAGGTTCTCGCTGGCGCTGCCGGACGTGGAATGCGAGCCCCTCGCCCCACCGTCACCCTGA